The following coding sequences are from one Syngnathus acus chromosome 14, fSynAcu1.2, whole genome shotgun sequence window:
- the ripk4 gene encoding receptor-interacting serine/threonine-protein kinase 4, whose protein sequence is MDDPDLPYGNMGLLRTFDSSEFCSWEKIGSGGFGQVYKVRHVQWKTWLAIKCPPCLHVDDKERSELLEEAKKMEAAKFRYILPVYGICEDPQGLVMEYMETGSLENLLATEPLPWELRFRIIHETAVGMNFLHCMNPPLLHLDLKPANILLDAHYHVKISDFGLARWNGLSRADDISRDGFCGTIAYLPPESIIEKDRVSDTKHDIYSFSIVIWGILTQKKPYQGENNILQIMVKVVKGARPDLGAVPRSRPTACTGFLSLMQRCWATSPEARPSFQEITSEAEALCCKPQEEPKTPTLPESESTSCDGLSLHHKVKNDKQAVRPVSAMLPEKDYSLSELLTQVDSGISRSFDRLKEENCRSKENTCKRLSGMSSADSAFSSQDSITLSFEKESTIDSAEVHKRKLCDAIRTKDIAKLMKILQPQDVDLRLDGGGSLLHHAVTLDNEEAIKFLLLNNANPNLANSRGSTPLHMATEKHLKPLAELLLGRRSTNINAKDEDQFTALHWAAQNGDEAMTRLLLDRGAAINETDGQGRTPAHVACQHGQENVVRVLLSRGADVRIKGKDNWTALHFAAWQGHLGIVKLLIKQAGADVNGQTTDGRTPLHFACQRGHYRVARMLIELKADIHMKTLELNTPLHVAAETSHTSTSRLLIKHHADIHAENSQGFTPLHLASQRGHLATVKMLIEEGADPLKVTRAQRSPYRLAAENGQCAVLKELFLHCPDGGALSNELEPEPYLPEDLISKGLAPLEPEQPAESVKSLQRRVVILKLTERNDNPQATTTQCAPALC, encoded by the exons ATGGATGATCCCGATTTACCGTATGGGAATATGGGACTGCTCAGGACCTTTGATTCATCTGAGTTCTGCAGTTGGGAGAAAATTGGCTCAGGTGGATTTGGACAAGTATACAAAGTCCGGCATGTTCAGTGGAAAACATGGCTGGCTATCAAATGCCCTCCTTGCCTTCATGTGGATGACAA GGAACGGTCAGAGCTGCTGGAAGAGGCCAAGAAAATGGAAGCAGCCAAGTTCCGATACATCTTGCCTGTGTATGGGATCTGCGAGGATCCTCAGGGTCTGGTGATGGAATACATGGAGACGGGTTCCCTGGAAAACTTGCTGGCTACGGAGCCGCTGCCATGGGAGCTCCGCTTCCGTATCATCCACGAGACGGCTGTGGGGATGAACTTCTTACACTGCATGAACCCGCCCCTGCTCCATCTGGACCTGAAGCCTGCCAACATCTTGCTGGATGCCCACTACCACGTCAAG ATATCAGATTTTGGCCTGGCTCGCTGGAACGGGCTGTCACGAGCCGATGACATCAGTCGGGACGGCTTCTGCGGTACCATCGCCTACCTGCCACCTGAAAGCATCATTGAGAAAGACAGAGTGTCTGACACTAAACATGACATATAcag TTTTTCCATTGTCATCTGGGGCATCCTCACTCAGAAGAAACCTTATCAAG GAGAGAACAACATCTTGCAGATCATGGTGAAGGTGGTGAAAGGGGCGCGTCCAGATCTTGGTGCAGTGCCGCGGAGCCGTCCTACTGCTTGTACTGGCTTCCTAAGTCTAATGCAACGCTGCTGGGCAACTAGTCCTGAGGCCAGACCCAGCTTCCAGg AAATCACATCGGAAGCTGAAGCTCTGTGTTGTAAACCTCAAGAGGAGCCCAAGACTCCGACTTTGCCAGAGTCCGAGTCTACTTCCTGTGACGGGCTGTCCCTTCACCACAAG gtTAAAAACGATAAGCAAGCAGTTCGTCCGGTCTCGGCCATGTTGCCCGAAAAAGACTACAGTCTGTCCGAGCTGTTGACCCAGGTGGATTCTGGAATCTCCAGGAGCTTTGATCGACTGAAGGAAGAAAATTGCCGCAGCAAAGAGAATACTTGCAAGAGATTGTCTGGCATGTCCTCCGCAGATTCAGCCTTCTCTTCGCAAGACTCTATAACGCTCTCTTTTGAGAAGGAAAGCACCATCG ATTCTGCCGAGGTTCACAAAAGGAAGTTATGTGACGCCATCAGAACCAAGGACATTGCGAAGCTGATGAAGATCCTCCAGCCGCAGGATGTTGACCTTCGCCTCGACGGAGGAGGCAGCCTCCTGCATCACGCCGTCACCTTGGACAATGAGGAAGCCATCAAGTTCCTTTTGTTGAACAACGCCAATCCCAATCTCGCCAACTCGCGGGGCTCCACCCCCCTCCACATGGCCACCGAGAAGCACTTGAAGCCACTGGCGGAACTTCTGCTGGGTCGGCGGAGCACCAACATCAACGCCAAGGATGAGGATCAGTTCACAGCTTTGCACTGGGCGGCCCAGAATGGCGACGAGGCCATGACGCGCCTGCTGCTCGACCGCGGGGCGGCCATCAACGAGACCGACGGTCAGGGGCGAACTCCCGCTCACGTGGCTTGCCAGCACGGCCAGGAGAACGTCGTCCGCGTGCTGCTGAGCCGCGGCGCCGACGTTCGAATCAAGGGCAAGGACAATTGGACGGCGCTGCACTTCGCCGCCTGGCAGGGTCACCTGGGAATCGTGAAACTCCTGATAAAGCAGGCCGGCGCCGACGTCAACGGTCAGACGACGGACGGACGCACGCCACTGCATTTCGCCTGCCAGAGGGGGCACTACCGAGTGGCCCGAATGCTAATCGAACTGAAGGCAGACATTCACATGAAAACCTTGGAATTAAACACGCCCTTGCATGTCGCGGCAGAAACCAGTCACACCAGCACATCCCGCCTCCTGATCAAACACCACGCGGATATCCACGCCGAGAACAGCCAAGGATTTACTCCTCTCCACTTGGCCTCCCAGCGAGGTCACCTAGCCACAGTCAAGATGTTAATAGAAGAAGGGGCCGATCCTCTGAAAGTGACCCGGGCCCAACGCAGCCCCTACCGCCTGGCGGCAGAAAACGGACAGTGTGCGGTTCTGAAAGAACTCTTCCTTCACTGTCCAGATGGGGGTGCTCTTTCAAATGAGCTGGAACCGGAGCCATACTTGCCAGAGGACTTAATTAGCAAAGGTTTGGCACCGCTTGAGCCCGAGCAGCCAGCAGAGTCAGTCAAATCACTTCAGAGGAGAGTCGTTATTCTCAAACTAACAGAGCGCAATGACAATCCCCAGGCGACCACCACACAATGTGCACCGGCTTTGTGCTAA
- the c14h21orf91 gene encoding protein EURL homolog, whose amino-acid sequence MDEEEQFVNIDLNDDNICSVCKLETDTGTLSFCHICFELSIEGVSATTLLHSKSLRGHRDCFEKCHLIANQKLSHSKVPRSAYEGMKVALGQKLNRIIQYAQNKDNASSNNSLSRCGSRLLCYSQPSERKLLPQSEAQVPRYAPRWEPVEAPQLPDYTAQELRMLQNSQGDLWSSDVRRALHIRESSSAGGQTESKHRGHSRDELTEKSVDELHHLNTQLLMKIQKVFEELTAAVQEKDSLASELHVRHVAIEQLFKNCAKLPWLHISRAGIKTSSSTTGIGGPVE is encoded by the exons ATGGATGAAGAGGAGCAGTTTGTAAACATTGATCTGAATGATGACAATATCTGCAGTGTCTGCAAATTGGAGACAGATACAGGGACTTTATCTTTCTGCCACATTTGCTTTGAACTCAGCATTGAAG GTGTTTCTGCTACCACCTTATTACATTCAAAGTCTCTCCGCGGCCACAGAGACtgctttgaaaaatgtcaccTCATCGCCAACCAGAAGCTGTCACACTCCAAGGTCCCCCGAAGTGCCTACGAGGGCATGAAAGTGGCCCTCGGCCAAAAACTGAATCGTATCATCCAGTACGCCCAGAACAAAGACAATGCCTCTTCCAACAACAGTCTCAGCAGATGCGGGTCCAGGCTTCTCTGTTACAGCCAACCCAGCGAGCGCAAGCTGCTGCCTCAGTCGGAAGCCCAGGTGCCTCGCTACGCCCCCCGCTGGGAACCGGTGGAAGCACCGCAGCTGCCCGACTACACAGCCCAGGAATTGAGGATGCTGCAGAACTCGCAAGGGGACCTTTGGTCCAGCGATGTCAGGAGAGCTCTTCACATTCGGGAGTCCTCGTCAGCGGGAGGGCAGACCGAGAGCAAGCATCGGGGCCACAGCAGAGATGAAT tgaCTGAAAAGAGTGTGGATGAGCTCCATCACTTAAACACCCAGCTTCTTATGAAGATTCAAA AGGTCTTCGAGGAGCTGACTGCGGCCGTACAGGAGAAGGACTCGCTGGCGTCCGAGCTGCACGTTCGTCACGTAGCCATCGAGCAGCTCTTCAAGAACTGTGCCAAATTGCCCTGGCTCCACATTAGCAGGGCTGGCATCAagaccagcagcagcaccaccggTATCGGAGGCCCTGTAGAGTGA